The DNA sequence CGCCACCGTGACCTTCCGGCGGGGGTGGAACTGGCTCTCCGTCACCGGCGCCACCCACCTCGTCGGGCCGGACGACCCCGATCCCGCGTTCGACCCGGCGGGGCTGCCCCAGCTGCTGCGTGACGTCTTCATCGCCGCGACCGGGACGCACGACGACTGGGCCGAGTACGACCGCGTGATGGCCGAAGAGCGGCGGGTTGCGGTGTTCATCCGGGCGGACCGGATAATCGGCAATTCCTGATCCTGCCGCCTCCGGGAGTCGTTCGTTGTCCGAGTCACCGCCTCGCGTCACCACGCCGGTCAAGGTCCTGCTCGGCGTGCTGTTCGCCGCCGACGCCGGGTTCGGCGTGGTCCTCGCCCTCGGGCTGGTGCGCGGCCAGTCCCCGTGGCTGATCGGCGGCGCCTACGCGGCGACCGTGCTCGTCGCCGTGCTGGCCTACCGCGCGTCCCGCGCCCGCGAGCTCAAGCGCGGGTTCGCGAGCCTCCAGGACCTCACCGTCGGCGAAGAAGGCCTCCGCCTGCCCGCGGGCACGCTCAGCACGCGCGTGATCCCGTGGACGCAGATCGCCGACATCACGCCCCGCCGTTCGGCCCGCTTCGGCGACGGCTTCGTGCGCGACGCCCTCTGGGTCGACCTGGTCACCGGCGGCGGTGTCGAGAGCTCGGTGCAGCGCTACGCGCCCCGCGGCCGGCTCGCACCCGCACCGCCGGGCCGGCGGCAGTTCGAGCAGACCGCGATCCTCGACCCGGCCCTGTTCGACGCCGTGGTCGAGCGGCTCCGGAAGGAACTGCGGCACCGGCAGCTGCACGCCCAGCTCCGCGGCTCACCCCGCATCCGCCACCACTGACCGGCCCGGCTCAGCCGCGCCGCCCCAGCAGCTCCCGGGGCACGATCCGCACCGGGAACGGCAGCTCGACCTCCAGCACCTCGTCACCCGCCGCCTTGGCCACCTGCTGGTAGTGACCGTCCACGTCCAGCTCGAACACCGTCAGCGCGGGGTCGGCCGGGTCGATCACCCAGTAGCAGCCCGTGCCGAGCCGTTCGTAGACCGCCTTCTTGAGGTTCAGGTCGTAGATCGCCGTGCTGGGCGACAGCACTTCGACGGCGAGCACGGGCGGCGCCGGGAGGTCCTTCTCGGTGAAGTCCGCCGCCCGGCCGACCAGGACGTCCGGCTGCAGTTCGATCCGGTCGCCGTGGTGCACCGCGAACGGGGCGCCGAGGACGTCGAACTCGGCCGGGCACACCGCTTCCAGCACGCCGTAGAGGCGGTAGGCGATCTTCTGGTGCCGCAGCCCGGGTGCCGGGGTCACGAGCAGCGCCCCGTCGATGAGTTCGTATCTTCGGCCGTCATCCGGCATCCCCTCCAGGTCGCGCACCGTCATGGGGCCCGACCCGGTCGGATACTGGAAGTCCATCATGAGAGTCATCGTGCCCTCCTTTCGCTCTTCGCACCAGAGCACCAGAGAGCACCGACAGAAACCGCATCGAACACGGGTTCGGCGTCGTTATTCACGCGTAAGAGTGAATAACGACGCCGGTGTCACTTCGAGGCGACACTCACTTCTTGCTCTTGCCCGAGTCCTCAGTGGACAGTGCGGCGACGAAGGCTTCCTGCGGGACCTCGACCCGGCCGACGGTCTTCATCCGCTTCTTGCCTTCCTTCTGCTTTTCCAGCAGTTTCCGCTTCCGCGAGATGTCACCGCCGTAGCACTTCGCCAGCACGTCCTTGCGGATCGCGCGGATCGTTTCGCGCGCGATGATCCGCGAACCGACGGCCGCCTGGATCGGGACCTCGAACTGCTGGCGCGGGATCAGCTCGCGCAGCCGCGTCGCCATCCGGTTGCCGTAGCCGTAGGCCGCGTCCTTGTGCACGATCGCGGAGAACGCGTCGACGGTTTCGCCCTGCAGCAGGATGTCCACCTTGACCAGGTCGGCGATCTGGTCACCCGCTTCTTCGTAGTCGAGGGACGCGTAGCCGCGCGTACGCGACTTCAGCGTGTCGAAGAAGTCGAAGATGATTTCCGCCAGCGGGATGTTGTAGCGCAGTTCGACGCGGTCCTCGGACAGGTAGTCCATGCCGAGCAGGGTGCCGCGCTTCGTCTGGCACAGCTCCATGATCGTGCCGACGAACTCCGACGGCGCGAGGATGCTGACCTTCGACACCGGCTCGTGCACTTCGGCGATCTTCAGCCCGGTCGGCCAGTCCGACGGGTTGGTCACGACGACCTCGCTGCGGTCTTCGAGCACCACGCGGTAGATGACGTTCGGCGCCGTCGAGATCAGGTCGAGCCCGAACTCGCGCTCCAGCCGGTCGCGCGTGATCTCCAGGTGCAGCAGGCCGAGGAAGCCGCAGCGGAAGCCGAAGCCCAGCGCCACCGACGTCTCCGGCTCGTAGTCGAGCGCGGCGTCGTTGAGCTGGAGCTTGTCCAGCGCCTCGCGCAGCTCGGGGTAGTCGGAGCCGTCCACCGGGTACAGGCCGGAGTAGACCATCGGCTTCGGCTCGCGGTAGCCCGCCAGCGCCTCCTTGGCGCCGTGACGCTCGGAGGTCACGGTGTCACCGACCTTCGACTGCCGGACGTCCTTCACGCCGGTGATCAGGTAGCCGACCTCGCCGACGCCGAGCCCCTTGCTGGGCTTGGGCTCCGGCGAGATGATCCCGACCTCGAGCAGCTCGTGCGTCGCGCCGGTCGACATCATCTTGATCTTCTCGCGCGGGGTGATCTTGCCGTCGACCACGCGGATGTAGGTGACGACGCCGCGGTAGGTGTCGTACACCGAGTCGAAGATCATCGCGCGGGCGGGCGCGTCGGCGTCGCCCTGCGGCGCCGGGACCGTCTTCACGACCTCGTCGAGCAGCTCGCCGACGCCCATGCCGGTCTTGGCCGAGACCCGCAGGACGTCTTCCGGCTCGCAGCCGATGATGTGGGCCAGCTCACCCGCGTACTTGTCGGGGTCGGCCGAGGGCAGGTCGATCTTGTTGAGCACCGGGATGATCTGGAGGTTGTTCTCCAGCGCGAGGTAGAGGTTGGCCAGCGTCTGGGCCTCGATCCCCTGCGCCGCGTCGACCAGCAGGATCGCGCCTTCGCACGCCTCCAGCGCCCGCGAGACCTCGTAGGTGAAGTCGACGTGGCCCGGCGTGTCGATCATGTGCAGGACGTGGTCCTGCCCGTCGACCTGCCAGGGCAGCCGGACGTTCTGCGCCTTGATCGTGATGCCGCGCTCGCGTTCGATGTCCATCCGGTCGAGGTACTGAGCGCGCATGGCCCGCTCTTCCACGACGCCGGTGAGCTGCAGCATGCGGTCGGCCAGGGTGGACTTGCCGTGGTCGATGTGCGCGATGATGCAGAAGTTCCGGATGAGCTCCGGAGGCGTGAAGGTGGTGTCGGCGAACGTCGTCACTCGAATGAGTCCTCGGAAAGTCGGGGATGGCCACCTCTATGTTCCCATGGCCCTCCGGGTGCGGGTGGGGGTCATCCCCGATGCGGGGTTTCGCGATCCGTGGTGCCCTCGAAGTATGAGCACTCCGCACCAGCCGGCACCCCCTCCCCAGCCGGAGACCAGCGGCTTTTCCCGCGTTCTCGACCGTGCGTTCGGTCACCCCTCCGGCCCCATCGGCCGCCTCGGCGGCTGGGTGATGGCACGGGGCAACGCCGCCACCGAACACCGCGTCGTCGACCTGGCGAAGATCGAGCCGGACGAGACCGCCCTGGTCGTCGGGCCGGGCCCCGGCGTCGGCCTGGCCGCCACCGCCCGCCTGGCCGGTCGCACCATCGGCGTCGACCCGTCCCCCGAGATGCTCGCGTTGTGCCACGAGCGCTGCGGCGACGGCGCCGAACTGCGCGAAGGCTCGGCCGCGCACACCGGCGAGCCCGACGAGTCGGTGGACGTCGTCCTGACCGTCAACAACGTCATGCTCTGGGACGACCGCGCGGCGGGCTTCGCCGAGCTGTACCGGGTGCTGCGCCCGGGCGGGCGGCTGCTGCTGTCCGCGCACGAGAAGTGGCTGCCGGTGAGCAGGCACGTGCTGGCCGACGAAGCCGCGGCCGCGGGCTTCGCCGACCTGCAGACGTGGACGTGGGAGCCGCCGGGCTTCGCCGCGCTGGCCGCGCAGCTGCGGGCCGTCAAGCCCGCTTAGCGGGTGTCGTGGGGATTGGCCGCGCGGGCTGCGGGGCCTCAGCCCCACTTGGCGGGTTCCGCCCGGACTCGCCCGCAGCCGCAGGTCGTCAGCCCGCCTGGCGAGTTCCACCCGGTCTCGCCCGCAGCCGCAGGCCGTCAGCCCGCCTGGCGAGTTCCACCCGGTCTCGCCCGCAGCCGCAGGCCGTCAGCCCGCCTGGCGAGTTCCACCCGGTCTCGCCCGCAGCCGCAGGCCGTCAGCCCGCCTGGCGAGTTCCACCCGGTCTCGCCCGCAGCCGCAGGCCGTCAGCCCGCCTGGCGAGTTCCACCCGGTCTCGCCCGCAGCCGCAGGCCGTCAGCCCGCCTGGCGAGTTCCACCCGGTCTCGCCCGCAGCCGCAGGCCGTCAGCCCGCCTGGCGAGTTCCACCCGGTCTCGCCCGCAGCCGCAGGCCGTCAGCCCGCCTGGCAGGCGCCCGGCCGGACTCACCGCCCAGCTGCGGGTCGCCAGACCGCCCGGCCGGTGTCCGTCCGGACTCACCGCGCAGCCGCCAGGCCACCGAGCGGCCGTCCATCCGGATTCGCCGCCCAGCTGCGGACGGCAGCCCCGCCGAGCCGCCGTCCAGCCCGAACTTCGCGCGGCCGGACCGCCTAGCGGGTGTCCGTCCGGATCGGGTGGCCCTCGGGCACCTCGACCAGGACGATGCGCGTGCCGTCCGGGTCGGCGATCCAGGCCTCGTCGAGGCCCCAGGGCTCGCGCTGGGCGTCCCGCACCGGCTCGAGGCCCCTCGCCTTCAGGTCGGCCAGCGTCCCGGCGAGGTCCCGGACCTGCAGCCAGAGCACCAGGTCGGGCGACGAGCCCGCTTCGCCCGTGCCGGAGACCTCCAGGGAGCCGTGCCCGAGGAAGAACACGGTGCCGCCGGGGAACTCGCGCTCCACGGCCAGGCCGAGGGTGTCGCGGTAGAACGCGGTGGTCGCCGCGGTGTCGCGCGGGCGGATGATCAGCCTGCTCTTCAGGACTTCCATCGCACCATCCCTACCGGACGGGTTCAGGCGGCCGCAATCGCGGCGATGCCGGACAGCACGATCACCGAGCCGGCGAGTCGCCGCACCGCGTCGCTCTCGCCCAGCACCAGCCACGCGGCGAGGCCGCCGAGCACGATGCTCAGCTCCCGGGCCGGTGCGACCAGGCTCACCGGCGCCATCGTGAGGGCGAACAGGACGAGGATGTAGGCGACCGGCGACAGCAGCCCGACGACGAACACCTCGCGGCGCTGCTCGCGCCAGATCCGGGCGACCGCGCCGCGGTCGGCCAGCGCGCCGGGCACGAGCAGCACGCTCTGCAGGATCGAGCCGAGCCCGAAGTAGACGACCGGCGGCACGCCGAGGCCGGTCACCGAGTGCGCGTCCCAGAGCGTGTAGCCGGCGATGACGGCGCCGGTCAGCAGGCCGTAGACGATCCCCGCCCGGCGGCCGCGGGGCTCGCCGTCCGTGCGGCCGGTGCTGATCACCAGCACCCCGGCGATCACCAGGAACGCGCCGAGCAGGCCGAGCCGGCCGGGCCGTTCGCCGAGCACGAGGACGGCGGCCAGCACCGACAGCAGCGGCCCGGTGCCCCGCGCCACGGGGTAGACGACGGAGAGGTCGCCGACGCGGTACCCGCGTTGCAGGACGATGCCGTAGGCGATGTGCAGCACGGCCGTGACGACCCCGGCCAGCAGCCAGCTCCACTGTGGACGGTCGGCCTCGACGACGAGCTGCACGACGGTGACCGGCAGCAGCACGACCGCGCCCACGGTGTAGTAGAGCCAGACGAACTGCGTGCCCCCGGCGGAGATCCGCTTGGCGGCGAGGTTCCACGCGGCGTGCACGACGGCGGCGACGAGGACGAGGGACAAGGCGGTGGCGTTCACGGGACCCCTTCGGGTTTTCGCGCGCGCGAAAACCGGGTCCTCCAGGCTTTTGCCCCGTCAGATGAACGACCGGCCGTCCGGGCCCGCCGATGGTGCCGCTCGGACCAGGCCCGCCGGTCCTGGTTGTGTCGAGCTGGCTGCGCGGACCGGCGACGGAACCCTAGGCACTGCCGTCACCCACCGTACTCCCGGCTCCGGACGCCCGCGGCCCGGCTGTTAAAGTGGTCGCTCGCTGCCCGTGCGGCATTCCGTCATGGAGGAAACCCGCTTTCCGCGGGGCCACTTCAGCGCGGCGGCGATCTCACCGAGTGAAAGCAGGAGTTGCCTCATGGCCAACATCAAGTCGCAGATCAAGCGCATCACCACGAACGAGAAGGCGCGTCAGCGCAACCAGGCGATCCGGTCCTCGGTGAAGACCGCGATCCGCAAGGTCCGCGAAGCCGCCGAGGCCGGCGACAAGGCCAAGGCCACCGAGCTGCAGCGCGACGCCGCCCAGAAGCTGGACAAGGCCGTCTCGAAGGGCGTCATCCACGCCAACCAGGCCGCCAACAAGAAGTCGGCGCTGGCGAAGCGCGTCAACGCGCTCTGAGCTGGTTGATTTCTGGGAAGGCCCCGGCTCCGGCCGGGGCTTTCTCCGTGTCCGGGGTCAGCGGTCGCCCTTGGCCGCCGCGACCTCGAGGACCGCTCGTTCCAGCGCGTAGCCCGGGTCCGCCGCCACGCCCTTGACCTCGGCGTTCAGCCGCGCGACCACCCGCATTGCCGTGGCCAGGCCGTCCTGGTTCCACCCGCGGGACTGGCCCTGCGCCTTCCGGATCTTCCACGGCGGCATGCCCAGCTCGCCCGCCATCTGGTTCGGGTTCCCGCGACCGGCGCCCGAGACGCGCGCGATCGTGCGGACCGCGTCGGCCAGCGCGTCGGCCACCAGGACGTGCGGGACCCCCAGCTGCATCGCCCAGCGCAGCGACTCCAGCGCCGCCGAACGGTCGCCGCTGACCGCCTTCTCCGCGACCGCGAACCCGGTCACGTCGGCACGGCCGCGGTGGTACCGGTGGACCGCGTCGGTGTCGATCGTCCCACCCGTGTCGGCCACCAGCTGATTGGCCGCCGACGAGAGTTCGCGCAGGTCGGAGCCCACGGCGTCGATCAGCGCGGCGACCCCGGCCGGGTCGATCTTGCCGCCCGCCCGGCGCACCTCGTGCCGCACGAACTGCTCGCGCTCGGCCGGCTTCGTCAGCTTCGGGCATTCGGTGATCTCGGCCCCGGCCTTCTTCAGCGACGCCGGGAGCGACTTGCCCGCCTTGCTGCGGCCGCCGCCGGTGTGGACGACGACGAGCACGACGCCGTCCGCCGGGTCCTTCAGGTAGGACGCCACGGCGTCGGCCAGCTCCTGCGAGATGTCCTGAGCCGATTCGAGGACGATCACGCGGCCTTCGCTGAAAAGCGACGGGCTCACCAGTTCGGCCAGCTCGGGCGCTGTGAGATCGGACACCCGAGCCCGCGTCAGCTCGGCGGTGGGGTCCAGCGCGCGGGCGGCGGCCAGCGTGTCGCGGACGGCCCGCTCGATCAGCAGTTCTTCTTCACCCAGGACCAGGTGCAGCGGGGCCGGGGCGGTGGCTTGCGCGGTCACCCCCGAATCCTCTCACCCGCGCCGCGGTGCGCCCGCTCCGGTGATGTCGGGCGGCCACCGTGGCACGGTCGGAGCACGATGTCGTACGGTGTAGCCGAGGCAGCCCGCCCCGGGAACACCCGGTGTGCGCGCACCGACAACCGAATACCGCTCATCCAGAGGGGCAGAGGGAACGGCCCGACGAAGCCCCGGCAACCGGCGTACAGCCCGTCATCCCGCGATCGCGGGGTAGCTGACGACCACGGTGCCAATTCCGGCCCGCTTCGGCGGGGCAGATGAGGAAAGGAACCTCGCGATGACCGCAACCCTCGGCACGACCTCCACCACCAAGACCCCGGACCTCGGTCCCGCCGTCGAACTGGTGTCGAAGGAAGAGGGTCACCGGCAGCCGCTCGCCCCCGAATTCGTCTCCGCCGAAGACTTCTCGCCGCTCGAGGTCGCCTACGACTTCGGCCGCGTCCGCCGCGAAGACATCGAGGCCGGCCCCAAGAACATCTGGCGCTACAAGAAACTCCTCCCGGTTCCGTCCAACGTCGAAGAGATCCCCAACACCGAGCCGGGCGCGACCCGCCTGGTCCGCGCCGACCGCCTCGCCAAGGAACTCGGCCTCAAGCGCGTGTGGGTCAAGGACGACACGGGCAACCCGACGCACTCGTTCAAGGACCGCGTCGTCGCCGTCGCGCTGGCCGCGGCCCGCGAGTTCGGGTTCGAGGTGCTCGCGTGTCCGTCGACCGGCAACCTGGCCAACGCGACGGCCGCCGCCGCGGCCCGCGCCGGCTGGCGGTCGGTCGTGCTGATCCCGAAGACCCTCGAGCGCGCCAAGATCCTCACCACCGCCGTGTACGACGGCGACCTCGTCGCGGTCGACGGCAACTACGACGACGTCAACCGCCTCGCCACCGAACTGGCCGGCGAGCACCCGAAGTGGGCGTTCGTGAACGTGAACGTCCGGCCGTACTACTCGGAAGGCTCGAAGACGCTGGCCTTCGAGGTCGCCGAGCAGCTCGGCTGGCGCATCCCGCCGCAGATCGTCGTGCCGATCGCCTCCGGTTCGCAGTTGACCAAGGTGGACAAGGGTTTCCGTGAGCTGGGCCAGCTCGGCCTCGTGGACGCCAGCCCCTACAAGGTGTTCGGCGCGCAGGCCACCGGCTGCTCGCCGGTGTCGGCCGCGTTCCGCGCCGGCCACGACGTGGTCCAGCCGGTGAAGCCGGACACCATCGCCCGCTCGCTGGCGATCGGCAACCCGGCCGACGGCCCCTACGTGCTCGACGTCGTCAACCGCAGCGGCGGCGCCATCGAGGACGTCACCGACGAAGAGGTCGTCGAAGGCATCCGCCTGCTGGCCCGCACCGAAGGCATCTTCACCGAGACGGCCGGCGGCGTCACCGTCGCCACGGCGAAGAAGCTGGTCGAGACGGGCAAGCTGGACCCGGACGCCGAGACCGTGCTGCTGATCACCGGCGACGGCCTCAAGACCCTCGACGCGATCGAGAACCACGTGGGCCCCAAGGCGATCGTGCCCCCGTCGGCCGCCGCCGTGAACGAGGCGCTCGGCTACTGACGTTCCGCCGCCCGGGGCGGGCCGCGTGGCCCGCCCCGGGTTTCAGCGGCGAGGCGGGCCACGGGGCTCGCCCCGGCGCGCCACCGCCGGACCAGCCGTGTCCGCGACGACCGCCGTGTCGCCGTCCGCATCGGTCCGGGTGACCAGCGCGCCGAGCGCCGTCAAAGTGTCCATTGTGGACTTACTCGGGTGGCCGTAGGTGTTGCCGGCGCCCACGCTGACCAAGGCCACCCGTGGCGCCACCGCCGCGAGGAACGACGGCAGCGAGTAGCGCGAACCGTGGTGGGGGACTTTCAGCACCTCCGCTTTCAGATCACCGATGTCGGCCAGCAGGTCGGCCTGCGCGGCCAGTTCGACGTCGCCGGTCAGCAGCACCCGGCCCGCCGGCGTGTCCGCGCGCAGCACGACCGAGCTGTTGTTGATGGCCGTCCCGTCCTGGCCG is a window from the Amycolatopsis sp. cg9 genome containing:
- a CDS encoding VOC family protein, with the translated sequence MEVLKSRLIIRPRDTAATTAFYRDTLGLAVEREFPGGTVFFLGHGSLEVSGTGEAGSSPDLVLWLQVRDLAGTLADLKARGLEPVRDAQREPWGLDEAWIADPDGTRIVLVEVPEGHPIRTDTR
- the rpsT gene encoding 30S ribosomal protein S20, producing the protein MANIKSQIKRITTNEKARQRNQAIRSSVKTAIRKVREAAEAGDKAKATELQRDAAQKLDKAVSKGVIHANQAANKKSALAKRVNAL
- the holA gene encoding DNA polymerase III subunit delta; its protein translation is MTAQATAPAPLHLVLGEEELLIERAVRDTLAAARALDPTAELTRARVSDLTAPELAELVSPSLFSEGRVIVLESAQDISQELADAVASYLKDPADGVVLVVVHTGGGRSKAGKSLPASLKKAGAEITECPKLTKPAEREQFVRHEVRRAGGKIDPAGVAALIDAVGSDLRELSSAANQLVADTGGTIDTDAVHRYHRGRADVTGFAVAEKAVSGDRSAALESLRWAMQLGVPHVLVADALADAVRTIARVSGAGRGNPNQMAGELGMPPWKIRKAQGQSRGWNQDGLATAMRVVARLNAEVKGVAADPGYALERAVLEVAAAKGDR
- a CDS encoding DMT family transporter; its protein translation is MNATALSLVLVAAVVHAAWNLAAKRISAGGTQFVWLYYTVGAVVLLPVTVVQLVVEADRPQWSWLLAGVVTAVLHIAYGIVLQRGYRVGDLSVVYPVARGTGPLLSVLAAVLVLGERPGRLGLLGAFLVIAGVLVISTGRTDGEPRGRRAGIVYGLLTGAVIAGYTLWDAHSVTGLGVPPVVYFGLGSILQSVLLVPGALADRGAVARIWREQRREVFVVGLLSPVAYILVLFALTMAPVSLVAPARELSIVLGGLAAWLVLGESDAVRRLAGSVIVLSGIAAIAAA
- a CDS encoding Uma2 family endonuclease, which encodes MTLMMDFQYPTGSGPMTVRDLEGMPDDGRRYELIDGALLVTPAPGLRHQKIAYRLYGVLEAVCPAEFDVLGAPFAVHHGDRIELQPDVLVGRAADFTEKDLPAPPVLAVEVLSPSTAIYDLNLKKAVYERLGTGCYWVIDPADPALTVFELDVDGHYQQVAKAAGDEVLEVELPFPVRIVPRELLGRRG
- the thrC gene encoding threonine synthase, translated to MTATLGTTSTTKTPDLGPAVELVSKEEGHRQPLAPEFVSAEDFSPLEVAYDFGRVRREDIEAGPKNIWRYKKLLPVPSNVEEIPNTEPGATRLVRADRLAKELGLKRVWVKDDTGNPTHSFKDRVVAVALAAAREFGFEVLACPSTGNLANATAAAAARAGWRSVVLIPKTLERAKILTTAVYDGDLVAVDGNYDDVNRLATELAGEHPKWAFVNVNVRPYYSEGSKTLAFEVAEQLGWRIPPQIVVPIASGSQLTKVDKGFRELGQLGLVDASPYKVFGAQATGCSPVSAAFRAGHDVVQPVKPDTIARSLAIGNPADGPYVLDVVNRSGGAIEDVTDEEVVEGIRLLARTEGIFTETAGGVTVATAKKLVETGKLDPDAETVLLITGDGLKTLDAIENHVGPKAIVPPSAAAVNEALGY
- a CDS encoding pyridoxamine 5'-phosphate oxidase family protein; amino-acid sequence: MSADLEQVRTLSLQEHGLATVATTRGDGTVHSSVVNAGVFDDPVTGAPGIAYVAVGKAHKLALLRRAGHATVTFRRGWNWLSVTGATHLVGPDDPDPAFDPAGLPQLLRDVFIAATGTHDDWAEYDRVMAEERRVAVFIRADRIIGNS
- a CDS encoding class I SAM-dependent methyltransferase, with translation MSTPHQPAPPPQPETSGFSRVLDRAFGHPSGPIGRLGGWVMARGNAATEHRVVDLAKIEPDETALVVGPGPGVGLAATARLAGRTIGVDPSPEMLALCHERCGDGAELREGSAAHTGEPDESVDVVLTVNNVMLWDDRAAGFAELYRVLRPGGRLLLSAHEKWLPVSRHVLADEAAAAGFADLQTWTWEPPGFAALAAQLRAVKPA
- the lepA gene encoding translation elongation factor 4, which translates into the protein MTTFADTTFTPPELIRNFCIIAHIDHGKSTLADRMLQLTGVVEERAMRAQYLDRMDIERERGITIKAQNVRLPWQVDGQDHVLHMIDTPGHVDFTYEVSRALEACEGAILLVDAAQGIEAQTLANLYLALENNLQIIPVLNKIDLPSADPDKYAGELAHIIGCEPEDVLRVSAKTGMGVGELLDEVVKTVPAPQGDADAPARAMIFDSVYDTYRGVVTYIRVVDGKITPREKIKMMSTGATHELLEVGIISPEPKPSKGLGVGEVGYLITGVKDVRQSKVGDTVTSERHGAKEALAGYREPKPMVYSGLYPVDGSDYPELREALDKLQLNDAALDYEPETSVALGFGFRCGFLGLLHLEITRDRLEREFGLDLISTAPNVIYRVVLEDRSEVVVTNPSDWPTGLKIAEVHEPVSKVSILAPSEFVGTIMELCQTKRGTLLGMDYLSEDRVELRYNIPLAEIIFDFFDTLKSRTRGYASLDYEEAGDQIADLVKVDILLQGETVDAFSAIVHKDAAYGYGNRMATRLRELIPRQQFEVPIQAAVGSRIIARETIRAIRKDVLAKCYGGDISRKRKLLEKQKEGKKRMKTVGRVEVPQEAFVAALSTEDSGKSKK